A genomic window from Denticeps clupeoides chromosome 11, fDenClu1.1, whole genome shotgun sequence includes:
- the rnf215 gene encoding RING finger protein 215 isoform X2, with amino-acid sequence MICRGVLSVLVALSASAAATEQVAVVEIFVQEQQGAGSVVQGDVVEGSFNNHTPDGRSKGSNELQGDLRLMQDDSIKVAEGERKSVDAGDQNPWIGVVPVKMEASKTSGGQESFAAAVVNRMKRALVLGASALIILALNQNTVREMDLSQVLSKPIIVIQTSENVTKLIGALLRGLHATAKITYKTFLQDNLGATLTLWSSCGRSRGGLYGEWQGVICTGETNSQVQKYLQQLWNTVVLVALILSTGVIVHARWQHQDNQFGDDLELHPKQDTLKRLSALKTRLWSDAAQAAELDGCAVCLEQFHDNQCLRVLPCLHEFHRDCVDPWLLLQQTCPLCKRSVFSNSC; translated from the exons ATGATCTGCCGCGGCGTTCTGTCGGTGCTGGTCGCGCTGtccgcctccgccgccgccaCGGAGCAGGTCGCTGTGGTGGAGATCTTCGTGCAGGAACAGCAGGGCGCCGGCAGCGTCGTGCAGGGGGACGTGGTGGAGGGCAGTTTTAATAACCACACGCCGGACGGCCGCAGCAAGGGCAGCAATGAGCTCCAAGGCGATCTGCGATTG atGCAAGACGACTCCATCAAGGTCGCGGAGGGAGAACGCAAGAGTGTGGACGCCGGGGACCAGAATCCCTGGATAGGAGTCGTTCCTGTCAAGATGGAAGCTTCCAAAACCAGCGGTGGCCAGGAGTCTTTCGCAGCTGCTGTGGTgaacagg ATGAAGCGGGCGCTTGTCCTGGGGGCGTCTGCGCTCATCATCTTGGCGCTCAACCAGAACACTGTCAGAGAG ATGGACCTCTCCCAGGTCCTGTCCAAGCCCATCATAGTCATACAGACGTCTGAGAACGTGACTAAGTTAATAGGAGCCCTGCTCAG GGGTCTGCACGCAACAGCAAAAATCACATACAAGACCTTCCTACAGGACAATCTG GGGGCCACGCTGACATTGTGGTCCAGCTGCGGTCGCTCCCGGGGGGGCTTATACGGGGAGTGGCAGGGGGTCATCTGCACCGGAGAGACCAACTCCCAGGTCCAG AAGTACCTGCAGCAGCTGTGGAACACGGTCGTCTTGGTGGCACTGATCCTCTCTACAGGGGTCATAGTTCACGCCCGCTGGCAGCATCAGGACAACCAGTTTGGTGATGACCTAGAG TTACATCCCAAGCAGGACACGTTGAAAAGACTGTCTGCCCTGAAGACTCGGCTCTGGAGCGACGCAGCACAGGCTGCGGAGTTGGACGGCTGTGCTGTTTGTCTGGAGCAGTTCCACGACAACCAG TGTTTGAGAGTGCTGCCCTGCCTGCACGAGTTCCACCGGGACTGTGTTGACCCCTGGCTCCTCCTGCAACAGACCTGTCCGCTGTGCAAACGCAGTGTGTTCA GTAACTCCTGTTAA
- the rnf215 gene encoding RING finger protein 215 isoform X1: protein MICRGVLSVLVALSASAAATEQVAVVEIFVQEQQGAGSVVQGDVVEGSFNNHTPDGRSKGSNELQGDLRLMQDDSIKVAEGERKSVDAGDQNPWIGVVPVKMEASKTSGGQESFAAAVVNRMKRALVLGASALIILALNQNTVREMDLSQVLSKPIIVIQTSENVTKLIGALLRGLHATAKITYKTFLQDNLGATLTLWSSCGRSRGGLYGEWQGVICTGETNSQVQKYLQQLWNTVVLVALILSTGVIVHARWQHQDNQFGDDLELHPKQDTLKRLSALKTRLWSDAAQAAELDGCAVCLEQFHDNQCLRVLPCLHEFHRDCVDPWLLLQQTCPLCKRSVFSECRTTHAHATSLVKVTPVNS from the exons ATGATCTGCCGCGGCGTTCTGTCGGTGCTGGTCGCGCTGtccgcctccgccgccgccaCGGAGCAGGTCGCTGTGGTGGAGATCTTCGTGCAGGAACAGCAGGGCGCCGGCAGCGTCGTGCAGGGGGACGTGGTGGAGGGCAGTTTTAATAACCACACGCCGGACGGCCGCAGCAAGGGCAGCAATGAGCTCCAAGGCGATCTGCGATTG atGCAAGACGACTCCATCAAGGTCGCGGAGGGAGAACGCAAGAGTGTGGACGCCGGGGACCAGAATCCCTGGATAGGAGTCGTTCCTGTCAAGATGGAAGCTTCCAAAACCAGCGGTGGCCAGGAGTCTTTCGCAGCTGCTGTGGTgaacagg ATGAAGCGGGCGCTTGTCCTGGGGGCGTCTGCGCTCATCATCTTGGCGCTCAACCAGAACACTGTCAGAGAG ATGGACCTCTCCCAGGTCCTGTCCAAGCCCATCATAGTCATACAGACGTCTGAGAACGTGACTAAGTTAATAGGAGCCCTGCTCAG GGGTCTGCACGCAACAGCAAAAATCACATACAAGACCTTCCTACAGGACAATCTG GGGGCCACGCTGACATTGTGGTCCAGCTGCGGTCGCTCCCGGGGGGGCTTATACGGGGAGTGGCAGGGGGTCATCTGCACCGGAGAGACCAACTCCCAGGTCCAG AAGTACCTGCAGCAGCTGTGGAACACGGTCGTCTTGGTGGCACTGATCCTCTCTACAGGGGTCATAGTTCACGCCCGCTGGCAGCATCAGGACAACCAGTTTGGTGATGACCTAGAG TTACATCCCAAGCAGGACACGTTGAAAAGACTGTCTGCCCTGAAGACTCGGCTCTGGAGCGACGCAGCACAGGCTGCGGAGTTGGACGGCTGTGCTGTTTGTCTGGAGCAGTTCCACGACAACCAG TGTTTGAGAGTGCTGCCCTGCCTGCACGAGTTCCACCGGGACTGTGTTGACCCCTGGCTCCTCCTGCAACAGACCTGTCCGCTGTGCAAACGCAGTGTGTTCAGTGAGTGTAGGACCACACACGCCCACGCTACAAGTTTGGTGAAG GTAACTCCTGTTAACAGCTGA